In one window of Megalopta genalis isolate 19385.01 chromosome 4, iyMegGena1_principal, whole genome shotgun sequence DNA:
- the syd gene encoding JNK-interacting protein syd isoform X3, with the protein MSQIEMDQETVYGTHEDSHVVMSEKVQTLAGSIYQEFEKMIARYDEDVVKDLMPLLVNVLECLDISYTENQEREVELELLREDNEQLVTQYEREKQLRKTSDQKLLELEDAAEDERKDLLLKIDSLESIVRMLELKTKNSHDHVVRLEEKEAELKRDYTRLHERYTELFKTHVDYMERTKMLVGSTERLENATSGRGPSRLPSLGMAHMSRSSGPLSYGFQSLEASMNEEEVQEESPPNAANLRTEMLDSSSEAAIETSDKSQLTDKPAQENKTTAISRRESPETEAPPMLITPTSPTVEKLATMPSGRSRTEREQRSGNTLYQELSFQDADALGEMDEGADITGSWVHPGEYASSVSDNFFGMGKEVENLIMENNELLATKNALNIVKDDLIIKVDELTSEQEILREEVRGLQQARERLRQKVVALEEELKKVKEEAEAAAKAAKSDDEEDVPLAQRKRFTRVEMARVLMERNQYKERLMELQEAVRWTEMIRASKTDPSNMSGGKGSVWKFFSSLFTSTADRGALVRGPHTLSQIRYSAPTNQVVPVPPLDSMRRRTLKGRHEIFDQGDTISSEKLVARRAHERREQYRQVRAHVRKEDGRLQAYGWSLPGKPSAPVRQPVPVPVYCRPLQESEPGMKIWCGAGVNLSGGKTRDGGCMIGGSVFYAAEAQEVSTNSKNEAEDAVEHLDKELQENENQRLEAERLEQQLSSLVWICTSTQNIRMMAKVTVIDANNPAEILEVFNVCQGHLLCIASVPGAKESDYAQSANEDPVRTANGVTDVDDHEVDVSTNVEQNNQKIKQEIQESSEKKDSDSASEEKNNEIIEKSDDSNQNTTTEPQSLESIDSETINLGKVQFVKANVEVPTIRAGEQESMNEENQTKDPEEDTPMEKMSSIQPTMWLGAQNGAVFVHSAVANWPVCLHSVKLKDAALAIVHVQGRVLVALADGSVALFRRGIDGQWDLSQYHVITLGNPQHSIRCMTAVSGKTVWCGYRNKIHVIDPVSMTVECTVDAHPRRESQVRQLAWLGEGVWVSIRLDSTLRLYHAHTYQHLQDVDIEPYVSKMLGTGKLGFSFVRITALLISSNRLWIGTGNGVIISVPLSENAGGSMAVSRIQAVSGKNDAPGVGVRIFASDRGVTPGSFIPYCSMAHAQLSFHGHRDSVKMFVAVPGHGGQSALSDGSQPAMLVLSGGEGYIDFRVGDGDETEESIERSNSVVTANAEEHGEQSHLIVWQVQSPVPVPING; encoded by the exons ATGagtcaaatagaaatggatcaaGAAACAGTGTACGGAACACACGAGGACAGCCATGTGGTCATGTCAGAAAAAGTGCAGACCCTGGCTGGCAGTATTTATCAAGAGTTTGAAAAAATGATCGCTCGTTATGACGAAGATGTGGTGAAAGATTTAATGCCACTCCTAGtcaatgttctagaatgtctAGACATATCTTATACCGAAAATCAGGAACGTGAGGTCGAATTAGAATTATTAAGGGAAGACAATGAGCAATTGGTTACACAGTATGAAAGAGAGAAACAATTGAGGAAAACATCTGATCAG AAACTGCTTGAGCTTGAAGATGCTGCGGAAGATGAAAGGAAAGaccttttattaaaaattgataGCTTGGAATCAATAGTAAGGATGTTGGAATTGAAGACAAAGAATTCACATGATCACG TTGTTCGTCTTGAAGAAAAAGAGGCAGAATTAAAACGAGATTATACCCGGCTGCATGAAAGATACACAGAGTTATTTAAAACGCATGTAGATTATATGGAAAGAACGAAGATGTTAGTTGGAAGCACGGAGAGATTAGAAAATGCGACTAGTGGTCGTGGTCCATCCCGTTTACCATCTCTTGGAATGGCTCATATGTCTAGGAGTTCTGGACCATTGAGTTATGGTTTTCAGAGTTTAGAAGCTAGTATGAATGAGGAAGAAGTTCAAGAGGAAAGTCCGCCAAATGCTGCTAACTTAAGAACTGAAATGTTAGACAGCAGTAGTGAAGCTGCTATAGAAACTTCTGATAAAAGTCAATTAACTGATAAACCAGCACAAGAGAATAAAACAACGGCAATTTCTAGAC GTGAAAGTCCAGAAACAGAAGCACCTCCAATGTTAATTACACCAACATCACCGACAGTAGAGAAACTGGCTacaatgccaagtggaaggaGTAGGACCGAAAGAGAACAACGAAGTGGCAATACATTATACCAGGAACTCAGTTTTCAAGATGCTGATGCTTTGGGTGAAATGGATGAAGGAGCAGATATAACAG GTAGTTGGGTTCATCCTGGAGAGTATGCATCGTCGG TCAGTGACAACTTCTTCG gaATGGGTAAAGAAGTGGAGAATCTTATTATGGAAAATAATGAACTTTTGGCCACAAA GAATGCGCTTAACATTGTTAAAGATGACTTAATTATTAAAGTGGATGAGCTTACAAG TGAACAAGAAATATTACGCGAAGAAGTTCGAGGTTTACAACAAGCTAGAGAACGTTTACGCCAAAAAGTTGTTGCCCTTgaagaagaattgaagaaagtTAAAGAAGAAGCCGAAGCAGCAGCGAAAGCGGCCAAAAGTGATGATGAGGAAGACGTACCTTTGGCACAAAGAAAAAGATTTACCAGAGTGGAGATGGCTAGGGTACTTATGGAAAGAAATCAGTACAAGGAACGTTTGATGGAACTTCAGGAAGCAGTTAGATGGACAGAAATGATAAGAGCTAGCAAGACTGATCCTTCTAATATGTCGGGAGGAAAAGGTTCAGTGTGGAAGTT TTTTAGTAGTCTCTTTACATCAACCGCGGACCGAGGGGCTTTGGTTCGAGGACCACACACATTATCTCAAATTAGGTACAGCGCACCAACGAATCAAGTTGTTCCAGTACCACCCTTGGACAGCATGCGTAGACGTACGTTGAAAGGTCGCCATGAGATTTTCGACCAGGGAGACACCAT ATCTTCCGAAAAACTCGTAGCCAGACGCGCACATGAACGAAGAGAGCAATATCGGCAAGTTCGCGCACACGTTAGAAAAGAAGATGGTCGATTGCAAGCTTATGGATGGAGTTTACCAGGAAAACCAAGCGCACCTGTTAGACAACCTGTTCCAGTGCCCGTTTATTGTAGACCTTTACAGGAATCAGAACCTGGCATGAAG ATATGGTGTGGTGCTGGTGTAAATTTAAGTGGAGGTAAAACTCGTGACGGTGGTTGTATGATTGGAGGTAGTGTGTTctatgcagctgaagctcaagAAGTAAGTACTAACTCAAAGAATGAAGCTGAGGATGCTGTTGAACATTTGGATAAAGAGCTTCAGGAAAATGAAAATCAGAGGTTGGAAGCAGAACGTTTAGAACAACAACTTAGCTCTTTAGTTTGGATCTGTACATCGACTCAGAATATCAGAATGATGGCTAAAGTGACTGTGATAGACGCTAATAATCCAGCCGAAATTTTGGAAGTTTTTAATGTTTGCCAAGGACATTTACTTTGCATCGCGAGTGTACCTGGAGCCAAAGAGAGTGACTACGCTCAATCAGCTAACGAAGACCCAGTTCGAACTGCCAATGGAGTAACGGATGTCGACGACCATGAGGTAGACGTTAGTACAAATGTTGAACAGAACAATCAGAAAATTAAGCAAGAAATTCAGGAATCTTCTGAGAAAAAAGATTCAGATAGTGCTTCTGAAGAAAAAAATAacgaaattattgaaaaatctgatgatagtaATCAGAATACTACAACCGAGCCACAAAGTTTGGAGAGTATAGACAGTGAAACAATAAATCTCGGAAAAGTACAATTTGTCAAAGCTAATGTAGAAGTACCAACCATACGAGCGGGAGAACAGGAAAGTATGAACGAGGAGAACCAAACAAAAGATCCTGAAGAAGATACACCAATGGAAAAAATGTCTTCGATACAACCAACTATGTGGCTTGGAGCTCAAAACGGTGCAGTGTTTGTTCATTCGGCTGTAGCTAATTGGCCAGTCTGTTTACATTCTGTAAAATTGAAGGATGCTGCACTGGCTATTGT ACATGTTCAAGGCCGAGTTCTTGTCGCACTTGCTGATGGAAGTGTAGCATTATTTAGAAGGGGTATAGATGGTCAATGGGATTTGTCTCAGTACCATGTGATTACTTTGGGTAATCCACAGCATTCAATCAGGTGCATGACCGCTGTTAGCGGCAAAACTGTATGGTGCGGATATAGGAATAAGATTCATGTAATAGATCCAGTTTCGATGACCGTTGAG TGCACAGTAGACGCTCATCCACGTCGAGAGTCACAAGTGAGACAATTAGCTTGGTTGGGTGAAGGTGTATGGGTCAGCATTCGACTGGATTCAACATTGAGGCTCTATCACGCGCATACGTATCAACATCTCCAAGATGTCGATATCGAACCTTATGTTAGCAAAATGCTTGGGACTGGAAAGCTTGGTTTTTCTTTTGTAAGAATTACCGCATTGCTCATTTCCTCGAATAGGTTGTGGATTGGTACAGGAAATGGAGTAATAATTTCAGTTCCTTTATCTGAAA ATGCTGGTGGTTCAATGGCAGTGTCTAGAATTCAAGCTGTAAGTGGTAAAAATGATGCCCCAGGAGTTGGTGTTAGAATTTTTGCATCGGACCGGGGAGTTACACCTGGAAGTTTTATACCATATTGTAGTATGGCTCATGCACAACTTAGCTTCCACGGACATAGAGATTCAGTGAAAATGTTTGTAGCTGTACCTG GTCACGGTGGTCAAAGTGCATTATCAGATGGTTCTCAACCAGCCATGCTGGTCCTTTCAGGAGGCGAAGGCTACATAGATTTCAGAGTTG GTGATGGAGATGAAACAGAAGAGAGCATTGAACGCTCCAACAGTGTTGTCACCGCGAATGCTGAAGAACATGGAGAACAGAGTCATCTGATCGTGTGGCAGGTACAAAGTCCTGTACCAGTGCCAATAAACGGATAA
- the syd gene encoding JNK-interacting protein syd isoform X2 — protein MSQIEMDQETVYGTHEDSHVVMSEKVQTLAGSIYQEFEKMIARYDEDVVKDLMPLLVNVLECLDISYTENQEREVELELLREDNEQLVTQYEREKQLRKTSDQKLLELEDAAEDERKDLLLKIDSLESIVRMLELKTKNSHDHGTNVNGSTSPFLHRTSLYIVRLEEKEAELKRDYTRLHERYTELFKTHVDYMERTKMLVGSTERLENATSGRGPSRLPSLGMAHMSRSSGPLSYGFQSLEASMNEEEVQEESPPNAANLRTEMLDSSSEAAIETSDKSQLTDKPAQENKTTAISRRESPETEAPPMLITPTSPTVEKLATMPSGRSRTEREQRSGNTLYQELSFQDADALGEMDEGADITGSWVHPGEYASSGMGKEVENLIMENNELLATKNALNIVKDDLIIKVDELTSEQEILREEVRGLQQARERLRQKVVALEEELKKVKEEAEAAAKAAKSDDEEDVPLAQRKRFTRVEMARVLMERNQYKERLMELQEAVRWTEMIRASKTDPSNMSGGKGSVWKFFSSLFTSTADRGALVRGPHTLSQIRYSAPTNQVVPVPPLDSMRRRTLKGRHEIFDQGDTISSEKLVARRAHERREQYRQVRAHVRKEDGRLQAYGWSLPGKPSAPVRQPVPVPVYCRPLQESEPGMKIWCGAGVNLSGGKTRDGGCMIGGSVFYAAEAQEVSTNSKNEAEDAVEHLDKELQENENQRLEAERLEQQLSSLVWICTSTQNIRMMAKVTVIDANNPAEILEVFNVCQGHLLCIASVPGAKESDYAQSANEDPVRTANGVTDVDDHEVDVSTNVEQNNQKIKQEIQESSEKKDSDSASEEKNNEIIEKSDDSNQNTTTEPQSLESIDSETINLGKVQFVKANVEVPTIRAGEQESMNEENQTKDPEEDTPMEKMSSIQPTMWLGAQNGAVFVHSAVANWPVCLHSVKLKDAALAIVHVQGRVLVALADGSVALFRRGIDGQWDLSQYHVITLGNPQHSIRCMTAVSGKTVWCGYRNKIHVIDPVSMTVECTVDAHPRRESQVRQLAWLGEGVWVSIRLDSTLRLYHAHTYQHLQDVDIEPYVSKMLGTGKLGFSFVRITALLISSNRLWIGTGNGVIISVPLSENAGGSMAVSRIQAVSGKNDAPGVGVRIFASDRGVTPGSFIPYCSMAHAQLSFHGHRDSVKMFVAVPGHGGQSALSDGSQPAMLVLSGGEGYIDFRVGDGDETEESIERSNSVVTANAEEHGEQSHLIVWQVQSPVPVPING, from the exons ATGagtcaaatagaaatggatcaaGAAACAGTGTACGGAACACACGAGGACAGCCATGTGGTCATGTCAGAAAAAGTGCAGACCCTGGCTGGCAGTATTTATCAAGAGTTTGAAAAAATGATCGCTCGTTATGACGAAGATGTGGTGAAAGATTTAATGCCACTCCTAGtcaatgttctagaatgtctAGACATATCTTATACCGAAAATCAGGAACGTGAGGTCGAATTAGAATTATTAAGGGAAGACAATGAGCAATTGGTTACACAGTATGAAAGAGAGAAACAATTGAGGAAAACATCTGATCAG AAACTGCTTGAGCTTGAAGATGCTGCGGAAGATGAAAGGAAAGaccttttattaaaaattgataGCTTGGAATCAATAGTAAGGATGTTGGAATTGAAGACAAAGAATTCACATGATCACGGTACAAATGTCAATGGCTCTACCAGTCCATTCCTTCACAGAACATCCCTCTACA TTGTTCGTCTTGAAGAAAAAGAGGCAGAATTAAAACGAGATTATACCCGGCTGCATGAAAGATACACAGAGTTATTTAAAACGCATGTAGATTATATGGAAAGAACGAAGATGTTAGTTGGAAGCACGGAGAGATTAGAAAATGCGACTAGTGGTCGTGGTCCATCCCGTTTACCATCTCTTGGAATGGCTCATATGTCTAGGAGTTCTGGACCATTGAGTTATGGTTTTCAGAGTTTAGAAGCTAGTATGAATGAGGAAGAAGTTCAAGAGGAAAGTCCGCCAAATGCTGCTAACTTAAGAACTGAAATGTTAGACAGCAGTAGTGAAGCTGCTATAGAAACTTCTGATAAAAGTCAATTAACTGATAAACCAGCACAAGAGAATAAAACAACGGCAATTTCTAGAC GTGAAAGTCCAGAAACAGAAGCACCTCCAATGTTAATTACACCAACATCACCGACAGTAGAGAAACTGGCTacaatgccaagtggaaggaGTAGGACCGAAAGAGAACAACGAAGTGGCAATACATTATACCAGGAACTCAGTTTTCAAGATGCTGATGCTTTGGGTGAAATGGATGAAGGAGCAGATATAACAG GTAGTTGGGTTCATCCTGGAGAGTATGCATCGTCGG gaATGGGTAAAGAAGTGGAGAATCTTATTATGGAAAATAATGAACTTTTGGCCACAAA GAATGCGCTTAACATTGTTAAAGATGACTTAATTATTAAAGTGGATGAGCTTACAAG TGAACAAGAAATATTACGCGAAGAAGTTCGAGGTTTACAACAAGCTAGAGAACGTTTACGCCAAAAAGTTGTTGCCCTTgaagaagaattgaagaaagtTAAAGAAGAAGCCGAAGCAGCAGCGAAAGCGGCCAAAAGTGATGATGAGGAAGACGTACCTTTGGCACAAAGAAAAAGATTTACCAGAGTGGAGATGGCTAGGGTACTTATGGAAAGAAATCAGTACAAGGAACGTTTGATGGAACTTCAGGAAGCAGTTAGATGGACAGAAATGATAAGAGCTAGCAAGACTGATCCTTCTAATATGTCGGGAGGAAAAGGTTCAGTGTGGAAGTT TTTTAGTAGTCTCTTTACATCAACCGCGGACCGAGGGGCTTTGGTTCGAGGACCACACACATTATCTCAAATTAGGTACAGCGCACCAACGAATCAAGTTGTTCCAGTACCACCCTTGGACAGCATGCGTAGACGTACGTTGAAAGGTCGCCATGAGATTTTCGACCAGGGAGACACCAT ATCTTCCGAAAAACTCGTAGCCAGACGCGCACATGAACGAAGAGAGCAATATCGGCAAGTTCGCGCACACGTTAGAAAAGAAGATGGTCGATTGCAAGCTTATGGATGGAGTTTACCAGGAAAACCAAGCGCACCTGTTAGACAACCTGTTCCAGTGCCCGTTTATTGTAGACCTTTACAGGAATCAGAACCTGGCATGAAG ATATGGTGTGGTGCTGGTGTAAATTTAAGTGGAGGTAAAACTCGTGACGGTGGTTGTATGATTGGAGGTAGTGTGTTctatgcagctgaagctcaagAAGTAAGTACTAACTCAAAGAATGAAGCTGAGGATGCTGTTGAACATTTGGATAAAGAGCTTCAGGAAAATGAAAATCAGAGGTTGGAAGCAGAACGTTTAGAACAACAACTTAGCTCTTTAGTTTGGATCTGTACATCGACTCAGAATATCAGAATGATGGCTAAAGTGACTGTGATAGACGCTAATAATCCAGCCGAAATTTTGGAAGTTTTTAATGTTTGCCAAGGACATTTACTTTGCATCGCGAGTGTACCTGGAGCCAAAGAGAGTGACTACGCTCAATCAGCTAACGAAGACCCAGTTCGAACTGCCAATGGAGTAACGGATGTCGACGACCATGAGGTAGACGTTAGTACAAATGTTGAACAGAACAATCAGAAAATTAAGCAAGAAATTCAGGAATCTTCTGAGAAAAAAGATTCAGATAGTGCTTCTGAAGAAAAAAATAacgaaattattgaaaaatctgatgatagtaATCAGAATACTACAACCGAGCCACAAAGTTTGGAGAGTATAGACAGTGAAACAATAAATCTCGGAAAAGTACAATTTGTCAAAGCTAATGTAGAAGTACCAACCATACGAGCGGGAGAACAGGAAAGTATGAACGAGGAGAACCAAACAAAAGATCCTGAAGAAGATACACCAATGGAAAAAATGTCTTCGATACAACCAACTATGTGGCTTGGAGCTCAAAACGGTGCAGTGTTTGTTCATTCGGCTGTAGCTAATTGGCCAGTCTGTTTACATTCTGTAAAATTGAAGGATGCTGCACTGGCTATTGT ACATGTTCAAGGCCGAGTTCTTGTCGCACTTGCTGATGGAAGTGTAGCATTATTTAGAAGGGGTATAGATGGTCAATGGGATTTGTCTCAGTACCATGTGATTACTTTGGGTAATCCACAGCATTCAATCAGGTGCATGACCGCTGTTAGCGGCAAAACTGTATGGTGCGGATATAGGAATAAGATTCATGTAATAGATCCAGTTTCGATGACCGTTGAG TGCACAGTAGACGCTCATCCACGTCGAGAGTCACAAGTGAGACAATTAGCTTGGTTGGGTGAAGGTGTATGGGTCAGCATTCGACTGGATTCAACATTGAGGCTCTATCACGCGCATACGTATCAACATCTCCAAGATGTCGATATCGAACCTTATGTTAGCAAAATGCTTGGGACTGGAAAGCTTGGTTTTTCTTTTGTAAGAATTACCGCATTGCTCATTTCCTCGAATAGGTTGTGGATTGGTACAGGAAATGGAGTAATAATTTCAGTTCCTTTATCTGAAA ATGCTGGTGGTTCAATGGCAGTGTCTAGAATTCAAGCTGTAAGTGGTAAAAATGATGCCCCAGGAGTTGGTGTTAGAATTTTTGCATCGGACCGGGGAGTTACACCTGGAAGTTTTATACCATATTGTAGTATGGCTCATGCACAACTTAGCTTCCACGGACATAGAGATTCAGTGAAAATGTTTGTAGCTGTACCTG GTCACGGTGGTCAAAGTGCATTATCAGATGGTTCTCAACCAGCCATGCTGGTCCTTTCAGGAGGCGAAGGCTACATAGATTTCAGAGTTG GTGATGGAGATGAAACAGAAGAGAGCATTGAACGCTCCAACAGTGTTGTCACCGCGAATGCTGAAGAACATGGAGAACAGAGTCATCTGATCGTGTGGCAGGTACAAAGTCCTGTACCAGTGCCAATAAACGGATAA